DNA sequence from the Rhizobium sp. ARZ01 genome:
GGCAACCACATCCGGCGACCTTGCCAAGTCGGTCACCGCCAAACTCTTGGAGATGGTCCCAAGCGATGGTCGCGGTTGGACCGCACCTCAGGACTACAACCCCGTTCTCGCGCTGTTCCGCGATCTGAAAATCGGGCCTTTCGAGGACCTGTCGCGCGTAACGTTGTTCGGTTTCGTGCGGGAGCACTGGCATTGGTTCGCCATTGCGGCTGTGGGCCTTGGCTGGTGGATCGTTCACGTCGTGCGTGTAGAGACCTTGGTGCGTCGACGAACGGCTGAACTTACGCGCGAGATCCAGGAGCGTGGTCGGGCGGAGGAGGAGGCGCGAGCCCACCGGCAGGAGCGCGACCAGTTCTCGCGCCTCGGCATTCTCGGGGAGATGGCGTCCAACATCGCGCACGAGCTGAACCAGCCGCTTGCTGCGATCACAAACTATGCGGAAGGTATGACGCGCCTTATTGATGCCGGGCGTAACGACCCGGCCATCCTGCGCGATGGAACTCGCGGAATTGCAGGACAGGCTGAAAGAGCTGGCACCATCGTTCGCCGCATTCGGTCTTTCGTTCGCCGCAGAGAGATCAGGCGCGAAAATCTGGACATCAACGAAGTGGTACGCGAAGCGCTTCTCCTTTTCGAAGCCACAGCGAAGCGCTGTAACATTCCTTTCCACGTCCGTCTCGCCGCGGATTTGCCGCAGGTTAAGGCGGACAGGATCGAGATTGAGCAGGTTCTTCTCAATCTTTTCCAGAATGCCGTTGATGCAATGGCCAATGCTAAACAGCCCGAGCGAGGTATTGTGGTTTCGACAAGCCGCACCGACGGCAAGGTAGAAGTGGCAGTGCGGGACCACGGAACCGGGCTCGCTCCTGACATCGAAGCACGGCTTTTTGAGACGTTCTTCACGACCAAGCCACAGGGACTTGGTCTTGGACTTTCCATTTGCCGCACTATCGTCGAAAGCCACGGCGGGCGGCTCTGGGCGTCAAATGAACAGGCAGGTGGCCTATCCATGCGGTTTGCCCTGCCCGTGCAGGCGGAGGATGGTGAATGAACGATATCGATGCTCCGCTTGTTCTCATTGTCGATGACGATGAAGCAATGCGCTCTTCCATGGCGTTCCTGTTTTCATCGGTCGGACTGGAAGCGAAGGTTCACGCATCGGCGGCAGAGCTTTTGGCCGAGCTACCGCCTGACGAATCCGTGCGTCCGGGAGTCTTGGTGCTGGACGTGCGCATGCCGGAAATGAGTGGGCTGGAACTTCAGCGAAGGCTGGTAAACAGTCAATTTCCCCTGCCGATTATTTTTGTTACTGGTCACGGCGATGTCCCCATCGCGGTTGAGACCCTGAAGGTTGGCGCATTCGATTTCATCGAAAAACCCTTCAAAGAACAGTATCTCCTGGATTCAGTTGCGGCTGCTATCCAGCTCTCGCGGACGAACTTGGCCCTCTATGCGCAGCGTCGTTCGGTAGAAGAAAAACTCTCCAGACTTGGGCGTCGAGAAGTGGAGGTGATGAATGGTGTTCTGGCTGGCAAGCCCAACAAAGTGATTGCCCATGAACTCGACTTGTCGATCAAGTCCATCGAGGTCTATCGCGCCTCCGTGATGTCGAAAATGCAGGCAAGCTCGCTCGTGGAACTTGCGAGGCTGGTCGACGCGTTGGCTTATAGTAATACGCGATAGCTACCAGTGAAACACTTCCGGTGCATCACATGCAAGCCATCACAACTAATGGGGCCTGCTGCAGCCATGTTCCGTGGAGTCTTTCGGCTTCAGGGGGTGTCCTTCGCGCTCTCGGCGATACAGAATTTGAGCGTGGAAACCGAAGTGGAGACCGCTTCCTTTGCATCAAGAGAGTAGTCCTCGTTCTCGATCGAGATGACATCGTCGTAGCCGACAGCGCGCAACGCTCGAACGATTTCGAGCCAGGCCCTGACGGGGTTGCCGTGGCCGAGCGAAACGTAGTTCCAGAAGCGACCGCGGACAGGGACAACAGGCTTGGTGTCCAGCAATCCGTTGATGCGTGACTGGAGCTCTATCCGCGTATCCTTGCCATGCACATGGTAGATGCTGGAACCCAGTTCACCGATGGCGGATACCGGATCGCCACCCATCCAGATGAGGTGTGACGGATCGAAGTTCACGCCAACCGTGGGGCCCACGGCCTCGCGCAGCCGAAAAAAACTCTCTGAATTGTACACGGCCTGCCGCCCATGTTGCTCGACGCAGATGCGTATACCCTCTTTCTCCGCCGCGGCTGCAAACGCCCGCCACCATGGCAGGATTCGCTCCTTCCATTGCCATCCCAGGATCTCCATAGCCTCAGGCGGCCATGATGATGTGATCCAGTTGGGATGGCTATCGCCAGGACCCGCGGGGAGGCCCGACATCATGACCACGCGCCGGACGCCGAGCAGTGCTGCAAGTTCCACCGTGATATAGGCCAACTGGCTGTCGATCGACCCGGTTTCTCCGGGATGCAACTGGTTTCCCGAACAGTTCAACGCCGAGATTTCGAGGCCGCGATCCCTCACATTGCCGAGCAATTGATCGCGCGCTGCAGAACTGGCGAGCAGTTCGGCGATGTTGACGTGCGGCGCGCGCGACCATCCACCCATGCAGAACTCGACGTTCGTGATGCCAAGCTCGGCGGCCTGGTCGAGGCATTCCTCGGTCGGGATATGTCCAAAACCATCCGTATTGAAACCGATTTTCATCTTGTTTCCTCCCTGTGGACGCTGCTCAGGCTGGCGCGTGCGCGATACGCGTCGCAGTACCCGTCTCGGCTGACCGTTGGATCGCGTCCAGAATTTCTGCCACGCGCAACCCGTCGAGCAGCGTGCCGCTTGCGATCGGTTTGCGTTCCGCGATCGCGGTCAGGAAGTCGTGGATCATGAAACCGAAGATTTCGGCGTATCCGACACCGACGCCGTCATAGGGGACGGGAAGCATCTCTTTTAGATTCGGTGAGGACGGCCGGTTCGCGACGGTAGCGAAGGGCGTCTGTCCCGAGCCGTCGAAGCGCGCAATCTCATACTGGTTGAGGAGTTTCGTCGAGAACTTCGCGCTGGCCTTCGTCCCGAAAACCTCGAACGAAAGCGTGTTGCCCATGCCGATGGCCACACGGCTTGCGGAAAACAGGCCCTGCGCACCGCTGCGAAAACGCAGAAGGGCCGACATCACGTCGTCGTTGTCGACGGTCTTTTTCTCTGTGCTCAGGTCCCCCCTGTCATGCCCGACCGTCGCGCCGGCGGCAACGAAGCGCTCCTTGATCGAGATATTCGAAACCGCGCCAACAATTTCGTCGATTTCGCCGCAGAGATAGCGTGCGGTGTCGATCGCGTGGGTACCAATGTCCGCCAGTGCGCCCGATCCAGCCCGATCCCTTTCGTAGCGCCAGGAGTGAGGCAGATATGGATCGGCGGCATACTCGCACTGGAACTGCACGAGGATGTTGACGATTTCGCCCATCTCACCGGCGGCAATCCTGTTACGGATCTCGATGACAGCGGGGATGCGGCGGTAGTTGAAGACCGTTGCCGCACAGACTTCTGTTCCCTTTGCCGCTTCATAAAGACGACGTGCGTCGGCGGCACTCAACGCCAGCGGCTTTTCGCAAAGAACGTGCTTTCCGGCTTGCAGCGCGGCGTCCACCGCATCGACATGAAGGAAGTTCGGAAGGGCTACGCTGACAATGCCGATCGCGGGGTTGTCCATGACCGCTTTCCAGTCGGTCGCAGTACCCTCAAACCCGTAGGTCGATGCAAGTGTCCGGGCAAGCGCCTCGTTGGGGTCCGCAACTACGGCAAGACGCAGACCGTGCAGCCGATCCGCAAACCGGGGACAATGAGTACGGTAGCCGAAGGCGTGTGCGGCGCCGATCATGCCCGCACCAAGGATACCGATCCCGTGCTGCTTCATAGATCCCTCCCATGAGCCGCTCACGCATCCCGCAGTGTGAAGTAGGCGCAGGGCTCGCGATGCTGTGCAGCTTGCGATATTACGCCCTCTTGTCGAGTTCGACTTCCCTGAGCGTCGCATGGGTTGACCAAGGGCGCTGAGGACACTGCGAGGTTCTTCGCCGGGGCCAGGCGACCACATTCTCGGCGGTAAACGAATTGCGGTCGGCGTGGTGCCTTCGAGGGCAATCTGTACGCATTGCGGTGTTCGCGCCCCTCTGCCTTCAAATCTCTTTCGAAGCGACGTAAACTCGCACCGGTTGAGCGGCCTTGGCAGTGTAGCAAAGCTCGTTCTCGGGCTGCCATATTTCAGGGGGCAGGGGGAGCGGATCGGACGGGGTTGGGCATGAACGAGACGACCGAGAACATGCGCGACAATTCAGGCGCCGTGGTGCGGCCGCCCATCGCCTGGATGCTCGCGGTGATCGCTGGGATTGCGCTCGACTGGCTTTATCCGCTGCCGTTCCTGCCGGCGGGCGTGCCGACCGGCTGGCCCGGCGGCATCTTGTTTCTAGCCGGCCTCGCGCTGCTGATCTGGGCAGCGATGACCTTCCGCCGCGCCGGAACACAGATTCAGACCACCGATCCGACGACGACGATCGTTGACGACGGCCCCTACCGCTTCACACGCAACCCGATCTACATCGGTATGTTCCTAGGCCTGATCGGTCTTGCCGTAGCCTTCGATAGCCTGTGGCTCATTGTCCTGTTGGTGCCGTTCTATCTCGTCATCCGCTATGGTGTGGTCGCCCGCGAGGAGGCTTATCTCGAGCGGAAGTTCGGAGACGTCTATCTCGCCTACAAAGCCCGTGTCAGGCGGTGGCTGTAGCGAGACGAAGGGGCAATCCTCTGTGCGCCAAAGCCAATTCGGATTGCTAATACAACCTCTCTGTATAACCCTCCCGTTGTGGTAATATTAATTCTACGAGCTGGGCCGGATCGAGGAGAGCCGGAAATCGTTTCGACTTGTCGCAGATTGGTTCGCATCGGTGTCGAGGTTGTGCCTCCGCCATGCCGGATGGGGTAAGGCCCTCTACGAAAAGGCCATTGGACAACAGCTCGGAACGGGAGGTGTACAATGGTTCGCAGACTGCTTCTCACTTTGGCAATATCGGCATCCGCCATGGCAATCGGCGGAGCGGCGTGGGCTGATATCACAATCCTTGTCCCGTCAGGCAGCGAGGGCGACGGACTTAGAGCCGCTGCAGCCGACTACTCGAAGATGAAGGGCTCGAAGGTCGAAATCGTACAGGCGCCCTACGCCAACGTTTTCGAGAAGGCGGCGAATGCCGGGCAGACGAAATCGGGTGCTTTCGACATCGTGCTGATGGACGACCCCTGGATCCCGTTCTTTGCCGAGAACGGCCACCTCGAGGATCTCAGTCCCTATTTTGCCAAACTCGGTATCCCTGGTCCCGACAACGACTTCCTGGCGAAGTCGCTGGCGGTTTGCCGCAATCCCTACAGTATCGGTCCGTTTGTCTGCATTCCCTATGTCGGCAATGCGCAGATGTTCTTCTATGACGGTGCCAAGTTCGCTGAGGCCGGCGTTTCCGGCGCGCCCGCAACGTGGGATGATGTCTACAAGGCGGCCAAGGCGATTACTGACGCCGGCGGAGGGCGGTTCTACGGCTACGTCTTCCGCGGCGGGCAGGGCAACAACGTGGTCGCCGATTTCATGCCAATCCTGTGGTCGTATGGCGCCAACCTCTTCAATGCCGACCGCAGCAAGGTGACGCTCGACAGCAAGGAAGCCAAGGACGCGATGACGATGTTCATGACGCTCAAGGGCATCTCCCCGAAGGGTGTCGAGAGCTTTGCCCCCGAGGACGTCGGTCGCGCAATGACGTCGGGCATCGCTGCCTCGTCGATCAACTGGCCGAACTGGGTCGCCACGTTCGAGGACCCGAGCCAGAGCCAGGTGGTCGGCAAGATCTCCTACGCGCCGATGCCGGCCGGCTCGCACGCCGGTTCATCGGAAATTGGCCACTGGACCATGGGCGTGATGTCGGCCGCGAAGAACAAGCAGGAAGCCTTCGATTTCATGGTCTGGGCAACATCGCCGGAGCAGATCAAGATTTCCGCCACGCGCGGCAATCCGCCGGTCCGCTTCTCTGTATTCACGGATCCTGAACTCACGTCGCAGCCGCAATTCCGGCACTATCCGACGCTGATGCAGGCGATCAACTTCTCGACACCGCGGCCGCGACATCCCAAATGGCCCGAGATAGAGAACGCACTCGGCATCGAGCTTTCCAAGGCGGTTGCCGGCACGGAGAGCCCAGACCAGGCGCTCGCCAATGCCCAGACAGCGATCCAGAAGATCACCGGCATCAGCCAATAGAGCGCTGTCGGTTTGCCCGATTGACCGGGAAGCGGGTGCTCCCGCTTCCCACGCCGATAGTGGCGCGTTGGGCGACGCTTTGCTCCGGTGCAAAAGGTGCCCCGACATGCGAGACGGGAGGTATGATCTGACAATGACCACTACGCCCGGCGGCGTTGGTGCGGCGCTTGAGCGCTGGCGCGAGCGGCATTTGCGCATCCTCATGCTGGCGCCGACGCTCCTGATCCTCGCCGGGCTGACGCTCTTTCCGACCGTCTACATGTTTACCGCGGCGGTGCAGAAGGTCAGTCCGGACCCGGATGTACCGCGCGAGTTCGTCGGTCTCGGCAATTTCGCGCGGATGCTCTCCGACCCGGAACTCCACCTTGCCGTCAAGAACACGCTGGTCTTCACTGGCGTGGCGGTGACGCTGGAATTCCTGCTCGGCCTTGGCCTGGCCCTGCTTTTCGACAAGTACATCCGCCGGCTGAACTTCCTCAAGACGGTCCTGCTGTTGCCCATGATGATCCCGCCGATCGCCGTCGCGCTGACGTGGAAGCTCATTTATCAGCCGCAGTTCGGTGTCCTCAACGAACTGATGTTCCGCCTGGGGTTGCCGTCCCAGGCCTGGGCCGGCGATGTTAACCTCGCCATGGCGACGATCATCGCGGCAGACGTGTGGGAGTGGACCCCATTCATCTTTCTGCTGATGCTGGCCGGCTTGGCAAGCCTTCCGAGCGAACCTTATGAGGCGGCGCAGGTCGACGGCGCATCCGCCTGGCGGCAGTTCTGGGACCTGACCATTCCCTTCCTCAAGCCGGTCATCGCCATCGCGTTGCTTCTGCGGATCATGGATGCGCTCAGGCTGTTCGATCTGGTGTTCATTCTCACCGTGGGTGGCCCGGCAGGCGCAACCGAAACACTCAGCCTCTACATCTTCAAGATTGCCTTCACCTTCGTCGACATCGGCTATGCGGCGGCGGTGTCGCTGGTGGTGCTGTTCGTGACTGTCGGCTTCAGCACCTGGTTCATCAAACGTCTACGACTGGTCGATTGAGGAGGCACTGGATGGAAACGCGCACCCAGTATCGCACCCTTGGCTGGATGCTACGGATTCTGGCCTATCTGGCGATGGCTTTGGCGCTGTTTATCACCCTCTTCCCCGTCTACTGGCTTGCCCAGAACTCGATCAAGCTCGACATCGACATCTTCGCGGTGCCCCCGGTATGGTTCGAATTTTCACCGACCCTCAAGCACTACGAGGCGGCCTTCATAGGGCAGCCATTTCTAATCTACGCCTTCAACAGCCTGGTCATCGCGATGGCGACGACGATCGTCTCGCTGATCTTCGGCACCATGGCCGGCTACGCCTTGGCCCGCTTCCAGTATCCAGGCCAATGGCGCAATCAGATTTCGTTCTGGATCCTGTCGACGCGCATGATGCCGCCGATCGTGACGATCATTCCGCTATTCATCTTCTTCAACTTCTTCAATCTGTTGAACACCAAGTTTGCCGTCGTCGTGGCCTACACCGCCTTTAACCTTCCTTTCGTGACCTGGATGATGAAGAGCTATTTCCAGGATCTTCCCCCTGAACTGGAAGAGGCTGCGATGGTCGATGGAGACACGCGATGGGGCGCCTTTCTCCGGATCGCGCTGCCGCTGGCGCGGCCGGGCATAGCCGCAACGGCGATCTTCAGCCTGATCCTGTCCTGGAACGAGTTCCTGCTGGCGCTAATCCTGACGCAGACGGACCGGTCGATGACCCTGCCAGTCGGCATTTCCGGCCGGGTGACCCAATACACCACGCATTGGGGCGAGATCAGCGCCGCCGGCTTCCTCTCCAGCGTCCCGATCATCGTCTTCGCGCTGATCGTCCAGAAGCATCTCGTCCGGGGGCTGTCCCTGGGCGCGGTCAAGGGGTGAGGCCTATGGCGTCCGTCACCTTCAAGAACGTCAGCAAGAAATTCGGCGAGTTCGTGGCCGTGAAGAACTTCGATCTGGAGGTGCGGGACAAGGAGTTTCTCG
Encoded proteins:
- a CDS encoding carbohydrate ABC transporter permease; translated protein: METRTQYRTLGWMLRILAYLAMALALFITLFPVYWLAQNSIKLDIDIFAVPPVWFEFSPTLKHYEAAFIGQPFLIYAFNSLVIAMATTIVSLIFGTMAGYALARFQYPGQWRNQISFWILSTRMMPPIVTIIPLFIFFNFFNLLNTKFAVVVAYTAFNLPFVTWMMKSYFQDLPPELEEAAMVDGDTRWGAFLRIALPLARPGIAATAIFSLILSWNEFLLALILTQTDRSMTLPVGISGRVTQYTTHWGEISAAGFLSSVPIIVFALIVQKHLVRGLSLGAVKG
- a CDS encoding Gfo/Idh/MocA family oxidoreductase; translated protein: MKQHGIGILGAGMIGAAHAFGYRTHCPRFADRLHGLRLAVVADPNEALARTLASTYGFEGTATDWKAVMDNPAIGIVSVALPNFLHVDAVDAALQAGKHVLCEKPLALSAADARRLYEAAKGTEVCAATVFNYRRIPAVIEIRNRIAAGEMGEIVNILVQFQCEYAADPYLPHSWRYERDRAGSGALADIGTHAIDTARYLCGEIDEIVGAVSNISIKERFVAAGATVGHDRGDLSTEKKTVDNDDVMSALLRFRSGAQGLFSASRVAIGMGNTLSFEVFGTKASAKFSTKLLNQYEIARFDGSGQTPFATVANRPSSPNLKEMLPVPYDGVGVGYAEIFGFMIHDFLTAIAERKPIASGTLLDGLRVAEILDAIQRSAETGTATRIAHAPA
- a CDS encoding isoprenylcysteine carboxylmethyltransferase family protein, encoding MNETTENMRDNSGAVVRPPIAWMLAVIAGIALDWLYPLPFLPAGVPTGWPGGILFLAGLALLIWAAMTFRRAGTQIQTTDPTTTIVDDGPYRFTRNPIYIGMFLGLIGLAVAFDSLWLIVLLVPFYLVIRYGVVAREEAYLERKFGDVYLAYKARVRRWL
- a CDS encoding ATP-binding protein, which codes for MAGSQRMRATSPSICVEERPAVSTLPASRFAKIRGFVSQRSMIRVLLAVLCILVPVDLAQAREIRIAVLAFQGSERAARDFEQTFEYLGDALPEFRFVMVPLDLAGVSRAVQSNSVDFLITNPGNYVELEGRFGVTRVATFETRENNVAVDTVGSTVIVRNRDDHPTDFKGLVGARIAVVAADAFGGWQVVWREFEDAGVPLTKTGGLVETGFPMSNVIEEVRAGRTDAGVLRTCLLEEEVAAGRVSVDEFAIVAEKDPGGFPCRRSSRLYPDWAFARLATTSGDLAKSVTAKLLEMVPSDGRGWTAPQDYNPVLALFRDLKIGPFEDLSRVTLFGFVREHWHWFAIAAVGLGWWIVHVVRVETLVRRRTAELTREIQERGRAEEEARAHRQERDQFSRLGILGEMASNIAHELNQPLAAITNYAEGMTRLIDAGRNDPAILRDGTRGIAGQAERAGTIVRRIRSFVRRREIRRENLDINEVVREALLLFEATAKRCNIPFHVRLAADLPQVKADRIEIEQVLLNLFQNAVDAMANAKQPERGIVVSTSRTDGKVEVAVRDHGTGLAPDIEARLFETFFTTKPQGLGLGLSICRTIVESHGGRLWASNEQAGGLSMRFALPVQAEDGE
- a CDS encoding sugar phosphate isomerase/epimerase is translated as MKIGFNTDGFGHIPTEECLDQAAELGITNVEFCMGGWSRAPHVNIAELLASSAARDQLLGNVRDRGLEISALNCSGNQLHPGETGSIDSQLAYITVELAALLGVRRVVMMSGLPAGPGDSHPNWITSSWPPEAMEILGWQWKERILPWWRAFAAAAEKEGIRICVEQHGRQAVYNSESFFRLREAVGPTVGVNFDPSHLIWMGGDPVSAIGELGSSIYHVHGKDTRIELQSRINGLLDTKPVVPVRGRFWNYVSLGHGNPVRAWLEIVRALRAVGYDDVISIENEDYSLDAKEAVSTSVSTLKFCIAESAKDTP
- a CDS encoding sugar ABC transporter permease, with amino-acid sequence MTTTPGGVGAALERWRERHLRILMLAPTLLILAGLTLFPTVYMFTAAVQKVSPDPDVPREFVGLGNFARMLSDPELHLAVKNTLVFTGVAVTLEFLLGLGLALLFDKYIRRLNFLKTVLLLPMMIPPIAVALTWKLIYQPQFGVLNELMFRLGLPSQAWAGDVNLAMATIIAADVWEWTPFIFLLMLAGLASLPSEPYEAAQVDGASAWRQFWDLTIPFLKPVIAIALLLRIMDALRLFDLVFILTVGGPAGATETLSLYIFKIAFTFVDIGYAAAVSLVVLFVTVGFSTWFIKRLRLVD
- a CDS encoding response regulator; the protein is MNDIDAPLVLIVDDDEAMRSSMAFLFSSVGLEAKVHASAAELLAELPPDESVRPGVLVLDVRMPEMSGLELQRRLVNSQFPLPIIFVTGHGDVPIAVETLKVGAFDFIEKPFKEQYLLDSVAAAIQLSRTNLALYAQRRSVEEKLSRLGRREVEVMNGVLAGKPNKVIAHELDLSIKSIEVYRASVMSKMQASSLVELARLVDALAYSNTR
- a CDS encoding ABC transporter substrate-binding protein, producing MVRRLLLTLAISASAMAIGGAAWADITILVPSGSEGDGLRAAAADYSKMKGSKVEIVQAPYANVFEKAANAGQTKSGAFDIVLMDDPWIPFFAENGHLEDLSPYFAKLGIPGPDNDFLAKSLAVCRNPYSIGPFVCIPYVGNAQMFFYDGAKFAEAGVSGAPATWDDVYKAAKAITDAGGGRFYGYVFRGGQGNNVVADFMPILWSYGANLFNADRSKVTLDSKEAKDAMTMFMTLKGISPKGVESFAPEDVGRAMTSGIAASSINWPNWVATFEDPSQSQVVGKISYAPMPAGSHAGSSEIGHWTMGVMSAAKNKQEAFDFMVWATSPEQIKISATRGNPPVRFSVFTDPELTSQPQFRHYPTLMQAINFSTPRPRHPKWPEIENALGIELSKAVAGTESPDQALANAQTAIQKITGISQ